AAAATCACCAGGATGATTGGACCGGCTGCGAACACTTTCGTCCAGTTTGCTCCGGCGAGCGAGCCAAGGCTCCAGAAGGTCAGGTCGCGCAATTGCTGATCATCGGCAAGGAAAATCAAAATTCCGGTCGCCGCACCGGCCAGCGCCGCCAGGGCAATTCCGGCAAGCAGCATCGTTGCCACCGAGGTCATGCCATGCCGTGTCGACACCCGATAGAGCAAGAGCGTCGTCAGCAAACCACCGACAAAAGCCGCAAGCGGCAGCGCATATATGCCGGCGAGAGTTGCAAGCGGCGCGAGGATTGTCGGTCCGAGGACGATCATCGACACCGCACCCAGGGCTGCTCCTGAGGAGACGCCAACAATGCCGGGGTCGGCAAGCGGGTTGCGGAACAGGCCCTGCATGACTGCGCCGCACACAGCCAGGCCCGCACCGACCAGAATGCCCATGGCTGCGCGGGGCAGGCGGATATCGTTGATGATGATGTGATCGCGCTGGCTCAGTTCCGGTTCGATGCCGAGAAATGGAGCGATCCAGGATTTTACCACTGCAAGCGCGGACGCGTCTGAAGCACCGGTGGCGAGGCTGAACAAAAAGGTTGCGCAGAGCAGGCCTAGCAGCACCACGATCGACGCACGGGCGCGCTGCGAGCGGTCTCCTTCTGCAATTTGCCTTGTAGGTCGTGATCGGCCGGAAGCCGGCGCTCGTTGCAACATTGTTAATTGTCGTTGCCATTGAGCGAGGCCGAGAGCTCGCGAACAGCCTCAGCGGTGCGCGGGCCAAAACCCAGAAGGTACTGGCCGCCCATTTCCACGATAGCCGCGTTTTTTCCTGCCGGCGTCGCATTCAGCGCCGGGTGTCCAAGTACGGATTCGCGGTTCATCTGGTGATTGCCGGTCCGGCTCATGACGAGAATGATGTCGGGCGCAGCAGTGATGATGGCTTCATCATTGACCTGCTTGTAGCCGCTGAAGTCGGAAAGCGCGTTTTCGCCGCCGGCCATTTCGATGATCGCGGCGGCGCTGGTATTGGCACCTGCCGCCAGAACCCGGCCGCCCTGGAGGCTGAGAACAAACAGCACCCGCCGCTGTTGCGAGACCTGTGCCGCCTGTCGCTGGGCCCGGCTGACATCGGCCTCCACCTGTTTGGCCAGGGCCTCGGCCTTGTTCGCGACGCCGAGGGCGTTTCCGACGGCAATGATCTTTGCGACGATGCCATCGCGATCGAACCTTTCGGGAATTGTTACGATCGGTACACTTGCGCCCTTGAGCGCTTCAAGTGCCTCGGGAGGCCCGGACCCTTCGAGTGCGAGGATCATGTCCGGACCAACGGAAAGAACCCCTTCCGGCGAGAGGGCGCGGATATAACCGACATCGGGCAGTTTCGTTGCGTCCTCGGGATAGTTGCTGGTGGTGTCACGTGCGACCAGCCTGTCCTGTTCGCCGAGAGCGAAGACGATTTCGGTTATTGAGCCGCCGATTGAGACAATGCTGCCCGCATCCTTGTTTGCGTGGGCCGCTGACACCGCCAGGAGCAAGAACAGAATGACGACATCGCTCAAGGACTTTATCTTTTGCAAAAACATGATTGCCTCTCGGAAAATCACAAGTGGCCGGTTAGGCGACTGCGTTTGAAATTGCGGACGGATCGACAGCACGTTTGGGCAGGTTCTCCATCACCAGCCTCCAGTCGTTGCGCTCATCTGCGCCTTCCCGGCGTACGCCGAAGAACTGAATGATCAGGTCACCGTTGCCGTTATAGGCTTCCAGGGAGGTCACGTGCCCGTCCTTGTTGGGTTTACGAACTGCCCAGAGCTCGTCGATATGATCGGCCCGAAGATGAAGGTGAAAACCCGGATCCAGGATGTTGAGCCACGGTCCCATCTGCTTGATCTGATGGATGGGACCGCTGTGGATCTGGACAACACCGGGGCTGGCGACAAAGCACATGATCGGGATGTCTTCGGTCACGCATATGTTCAGTGCGGCGAGCAGAGCGCTTTTGTGGAGTTGCCAGGCGAATTCATCGTCGATTGCACTGACCGCCTGATGCCGTGTCAGGTTCAGCCGGCGCAGGATGCCGGCAAATTGATGAACGTCTTTCATTGCCGCCCAACGGTTTCGCATATCTGCCAAATCGGCGTCGTGGACAACTCTTGGCCGGCTGCCTGTTTGCGGACGAGGCTTGATCCGCAGAACCTCATTCTGATCGTCACCTTTGAGCTGCGCGACCAGACGGTTGAAGGCCTTCAGGTCGGAGTTCGGTCTCAGATGGATTTTGTGAACCGCATCGCCATAGGCGTCGAAGAACTGGAGGCTGCGGGTGGTGTTTTCCGCGGCGTGTTTTTCGACCGCAAATCCATGCACCCATGCCGCACCCTTGATGCGCAGGTCGATGTCCTCGCCCAATACGATTGCACCTCGATCGCTGGTGCGCACCCCATCATAGACGCCGATTTTCTCGTGCACGGCGCTCTCATTTCGGGTCAGCGCCATGACTTCGCCAAGGGATTCAAGTCCGTTCAGAATATTGTTGATGCGCATTTCAAGACGGGTGCTGCGCTGCCCGCACCACGAGGCAATGATGTCGGCCTCAGACACGCCAAGTTTTAATGCGAGATCCCGCTCACGCATTTTGGGATTATCCAGACAGGCCTGCCTGATGCTTTCGGGGCCGCTGTCTGCTGTTGTCATTTGTGCCATCGTTATCGTCCAACCGGTATGAGTGAAGTGCGTTATTTGTTGAGGATGAGCTTTCCATGGCGTGTGATCTTCAACCGGTAGATCGCACCATGGTGATCAATGTTGAGTTCTTTGGCGCCAAGGAAAAGGTCCTGGCTTTTCAGCGTCCTGACAGCGGTTTGACTGTTTTCAGCCTCTCCTTGCCGCGTTGTCTTCGGTTCCCAGCTCGGCTGTTGCATTTTCAAATCTCCGTCCCGGTCCTTCGGGTTGCTATGAACGCAGGCAGTACATTGCCGGCACCAAACTTGACAAAAAAAATCATATTAATTAGGCAGTGCAATACCGGAGTGGGATTGTCAAGTTTTGGCAAGGATAATTCCGGACCAAACCAGAGTAATCAGCCAGCAAGCCGGTCGGTCAGCGAGCTCACGAAATCTTTGAGGGTTCGAAATGGGTATTATGGGGCGCAGGGCTACGGTTCTGCTTGGCGGTGTAGCAATTGTTCTGTCAGCGAGTGGTTATTCTGCTTCGGCACAGGATGCCGAAGATGGGCAGGCCGCAGAAACAACAGTCAACAGTGACGAAAAAAAGGGCCGCGTCACGCGGCTCGACAGGCTTGTTGTCGGCGCGGGCGTAGAGAAGGTCGCTATCGACACGCCTCAGGCTGTCACGGTTGTCGATCAGGCCGATATCGACAGTCTCCAGGCAACGGTGATTACGGATGTTGTTGAGAATGTGCCGGGTGTGAATGCGACGGGTGGAAGCGGTGCCTTTGGCCAGAATTTCAACATAAGGGGTGTTGGCGCGTCGGAATCCGGCGGGGAAGAGGGCCGCATTATCTTTAACGTTGATGGTGTCAACAAGTTCTTCGAGCAATACCGTATGGGCGGCTTCTTCACCGACCCGGAACTCTACAAACAGGTTGAGATTCTCCGCGGTCCGGCATCATCCACACTATACGGCTCCGGCGCGCTGGGGGGCGTTATCAATTTCACCACCAAAGATGCGTCTGACTTTCTTGGCGATGAATACAACACTGTCGTCAGGCTGAAAAACGCTTATGAAACCAATGCGGAGGCCTATCTAGGTTCGGCCGTCTTTGCACATCGCTTCAACGATCATGCCGAAGTGCTCTTTGTGGGCGATTATCGAACCAGCAGCAACTACACAAGTGGTGACGGGACGGAAATCACCGGAACCGGAACCAATCAGCCAAACGGTCTTGCCAAGGGGACATTCACCTTCGGCGAAAACATGGAACAGGAACTTCGCATTTCCTATCAGCAATATGAAGCCAACGCGAAGAATGTCCGGTATGACCAGCTCAATGGTGGCGCCACCTTTTTCCCGATCCTGGACCAAAGAACGGTCTCCGACAAGACCGCAATCATTGCCTACAGCAATGACGCTTCCGACAATCCGTGGCTCGATCTGAACATGCAGGTGTCCTATTCGGACACGTTCAACGAACAGGTTTGCACCACCGATCCAGCCTGCGCTTCGTTTGCAGATTCAGATTATGGTTATGAGACCTATCAATTCAACATCGACAACACGTTCGAGCATATCGGCGGAAGTTTTGAGAACTATCTGACAATCGGAAATCAGACGGCCCATCAGAAGCGGACTCGTGACGGTTCGGATTCTGCCTCCCATGCCGAAGGAACAGACTTCCAAACCGGTTTCTTCCTGCAGAACGAGTTGATCTGGAATGACCGGTTGACCGTTATCGCCGGGTCGCGCTTCGACTATCAAAATTTGTCGCCGCAGACCAACACGGTCATTCCTGCCGGCACGCCGGACAAGGACAATTTTGGTTTCTCGCCGAAGATCGCCGTGCTCTACAAAATTACCGATGCGTTTTCGATGTTCGGATCTATTGCGCATACTGAAAGGCTGCCGACGCTAGACGAGGTATACCAGCTCAGCGGCGGAACATTTCAGCTCGATCTGGAGCCTGAAAAGTCCAACAATTTCGAGGCTGGCCTTGCCTATTCCGGCTATGACCTTCTCAGCGAAGGAGATTCGCTACAGTTCAAGACCACCGGCTTCTACAACGACATTACCAACTACATTGAGGACTTTGGCCGCTTCGCGGTGCCACGCTTTGTCAACAGTGGCAATGTGGAGATATACGGCGCGGAGGTGGAAGCAGCCTATGTGTCGGACTACTTCTATTCCAATGCCGGCTACTCCTATGTACGGGGGTTCAACAAGTCGACCGGTGGTTATCTCAACACCGTCGCGCCCCATGAATTCTTCATCACCGTTGGCAAGACAATGCCGGATTACGGACTGGATTTCGGCTGGACGAGCCGTTTTGTAGCCGCCCAGAATGAAACGGTGTCGCGGTCGAGTACACCGGCGTTTGACGTCCACGATTTCTATGTCAACTGGGTTCCTGTGGAAGGTCCTCTCGTGGGTTGGGAAGGTCGCTTCCGCGTCGACAATGTCTTTAACGAGCAATATCAGGAGTTTCTTGAGGGGTTTGCCGCGGAGGGCCGGACCTTCAAGTTCACGCTGGTCAAGGAACTTGGCTGGTCGTGATCGGCGCATCTCCAGCATGCCGAGCAAAGCGGCGGGCTTCGGTTCGCCGTTTTCCGGTGCGGCCATATGCAGCAAGGGCGTATGGCTCTTGACCGCGCCACGCATTTGTGCTGATAAATTGAGTATAAAAGTCAACTTTAAATCAACCTCGTAAGATGCCTGTTGCAGCAGATGGACGAACGGTCATGAAGACGCTCTTTGCCACTACGATCGCGGTTTTTTCCATTCTTTCACAGGTCGCTTCTGCGGATGACAAGGCACCGGTTCTTTCACTTGAGTTGAACAAACTTGCCAAAAGCGAGAGCGGGTGTCTGGCGACCTTCATGGTCAAGAACGGTTTTGAAGCACCCTTGGAGAAGGTTGCGTTCGAGATCGTCCTTTTTAACGGCGATGGGCTGGTCGACCGGATGATGGTTCTGGATTTCAGCCCGCTTTCAACGGGCAAGACAAGGGTGCGGCAGTTCGACCTTGCCGGTGCTGACTGCAATAGCATCTCGCGCGTTCTCATCAACGACGCGGCAGCTTGCAAGGGGGCGTCCGTCGCGGCAACAGCGTGTCTGGAAAGCCTTGAGACGAATGCGCGCCCCGATGTTGAGTTCGGCAGCTAACGGGTGGGACAATGATTTTTTCCGACATGTTCAAAAACGGTGCTTCCCTTATCGATCTCGGCGGACCTGTCGTTGCAATATTGCTTTGCATCTCTGTCGTGGCGCTGGCTCTGATCCTTTTGAAATCTGCGCAGTTCGCCTGGCAGCGTGTGGGACGCCGTAAGCGGCAGGACAAAGCCTATTTCCTCTGGGCGCACGGCAGTCCGGCCGAAGCGCTCTCCTTGCTTGAAGGCGATCGGTCGGCGCTCGCCGACGTCATGAGTGTTGCAATTCGTCTTGGGTCGGACAGTTCGATCCCCAAGGATGTGGTGGAAGAAGAGGCCGGGCGTGTTGCTCTGGGGCGCCTTTACGGGCTGCAAAGGGGCTTTCGCGCTCTCGACGCGATTGTTCAGGTTGCCCCTCTCTTGGGCCTGTTTGGCACCGTTCTTGGTATGATTGAAGCTTTCCAGACACTGCAGGGCGCCGGCAATGCCGTCGACCCTTCGATCCTTGCCGGCGGCATCTGGGTTGCGTTGCTGACCACCGCGGTCGGCCTTGCCGTCGCCATGCCGGTCTCGCTGGTCCTGACCTGGTTCGAAAGCCGGGTGGAAAATGAACGGGTCGCTATCGAAACCATGGCGACGAAGCTGCTTTCACAGCAACAGATCATGTCTCTTGGAGGCGAGCAGGCACAGCGTATCGTCAACCTGGCGGAGCGTGTGGGCCATGCGCATTGACCGTGCCATAAAGCGACGAAAGAAGCTGTCGCTAACGTCTCTGATCGACGTGATTTTCCTGCTTTTGCTGTTCTTCATGCTGTCTTCGACGTTCACACGCTTTGCCGAGGTCGACATTGTTGCCGGTCGCGCCGGAACGCCGGTGGCGACCACGAAAGCCCCTGATATCTTCATCCGCCTCGAGGCCGGCGATGACTGGAAAATCAACGGGGCGGCACTCGACATTGATGCGGCGATGATTGAGTTGCAGCGGCTTGAGGACCTTGGCGCATCGACTGCGGTCGTCGTGGTGCGCCCGCAGGTCTCTTCGCAGGAACTGGTCGACGCGTTGGAGCGCATCTCGAAGTCCGCAAATCTCAAAGTCGCGGTTGCGGGGTGATCTGACGATGCAGTTGCCAGCCCCCAGGCCGAAGCCCCAAAGGGAAAACACGATCGCGTTGATCAATATCGTTTTCCTGATGCTGATCTTCTTCCTGATCGCTGGCACGCTCGCGCCGCCGATGGATGGGGATGTCGAGTTGATCAGAGCGGCGGACGCGCGCGCGGTCGAGCCGCCGCGTGCACTCTTTGTTACCGAAGCTGGCGTCCTCAAATATGAAGGGAACGTCGTGACGCCGGAGGGTTTCGTTGAAAGGAAGAAAGCGGAGTCTTTTCAGGGCGATCAACTCATATCCGAAAGTTCTGAATCGGGACGGGGGCTTAAAGGCCCGGTGATCAAGATTGCCGCTGATGGTAAGTTGCCGGCAACAAAGCTTGTTGAGATTATTGACCGGTTGAAGACCGCAGGCGCCGGCAAGATCGCGGTGATCACCGAAAGGAAATCACGGTGAGTTTGCGCTGGTGGCATTTCGGTCTGGCCCTTGTTGCGTCGCTGGTCATTCACGGCGCTGTCGATATCTGGCTGCACGACGGCGAAGATTCGGTGAAGGCTGCCGGATCGGCCAACGCGCAGATCGCCATCATCGGCAACGCGACGGCAGACATGCTGGTCGAAGGCGGTGAGATGGAAGCGGCGGAGGCTGCACCGCTTGCTGCCGCTTATGCGAATCCGGTTCAACAGACCATGATCAAGCCCGAGGAGGCCGTCGCGCCGCTTGCACATTCACCGCTAAGGTCCCCCGCATCAATGACAGTGGCTTTGCCGGCTTCCCACAGCACCGCGCCGATCATTGCGTCAGCGCCGGTGGATGTCACTCAGGCGGAACGTCTATCGAGCACCAATGCTCAATCTGAGTTGGAGCAGAATGCTGTTGAAGCTTCAAAATCTGCGGTGAAACAAGCGTCTGTCGACGCGGTACAAACGAAGCCCGTTGCCGAGACCGAACGGAACCCTGTCGAGCCTGCCGATCTGCAAGAGCCAACCACACAGCCGGTTGAAGCGGCCACAAGCCTCGCTCCTGCCCCGGCTCAGCCGGTGAAACCGGCACCTGACATCAAGGTTCAGGAAGTCAAACCGGTGGAGACTGCGGCTTTGATCAGGCCGATTGAGCCGGTTGCGACGCCCAAGAAGAAGCCGGCCAGGAAAGAAGTCAAAAAACCGAGCAAGAAAAAAACGGTCAAAAAGGGCAATAAGGGTCAAAACAAGAAGAACGCGAAACAGGGCCTGGCCGATGGTAAAGAGTCGGGCAGACGGGATTCGGCAGGCAACTCAAAAGCAGGAAGCCGCAAGGGTTCTGCGGGCAATGCAGCTGTCTCCAACTATCCCGGAAAAGTGTATCGAAAACTGCGCCGCTCGCTTCGTTACCCGAGCAAGGCACGTTCCAAAAAACTGCGAGGAACAGCACTGGTGCGTTTCGTGGTTGGCCCTGGCGGACAGGTGACTGCTTCCGGTGTTGCACGCAGTTCCGGGTCAAAGCTCCTCGATGCCGCGGCGCTTGCGACGGTGCGGCGTGCTGCACCCTTTCCAAAAATCCCGCCGGCATCAAATAGAAGAAGCTGGAGCTTCACGGTCCCGCTGGAATTCAAACCACGAAGATAAGGAGAATGCATCCATGTTCATCGCCATGAACCGGTTCAAAATAGAAACTGGCTCGGAAGGAGCATTTGAGACCCTCTGGAAGGAGAGGGAATCCCACCTGAAGGATACGGCCGAGTTTGAGGAATTCAAACTTTTGCGTGGACCAGTCGATGAGGAAGGCGGCTACACGCTTTATGCCTCCCACACCACCTGGAGCAGCCGGGCGGCTTTCGAAGCCTGGACTAAATCTGTCAGCTTCCGCAAGGCTCATGAAAATGCCGGCAAAAGCGATATCCAGTATCTCGGGCACCCTCAGCTTGAGACCTTCGAGACGGTGGATGGCACTTTCTTGTCGGCTGATGCGGCATGAAAGCCGGCATGGGCTCGGGCGTAAGGCGCGGCGGGCGCAGGCCGTCACGGTTCGACCACCGGTCCATGCATGTCAACCGGCAGGCCCGATCCTGGCAACTGTCCGAAAGCAGGTTGCTTTACATCAGCGCTGACGGCCTGCCGGACCATGCGCGCGATGTTGCCGACTGGTTCGGCGCCCAGTTCACCGAAGCCGGTCCGGACTGGCGGCCGGATGTCGAGTCGGTCGACTGTGTACTCTGCCCCAAACGGGCCCTGAGTGCGCGCGATCGTGCTGATCTGCGACGCCGCTGCAGCAAGGCTGGTATCCCGCTTGTTTGCCTGAACGGAACCAGCCGTACCTGTTTCAGACATGCACTTTTGTCGCTCGTCAGAACCGAGGCTTCAGGTGCAAAAAGCTAAGCATCAGCAAATGAGTGCCTGATCCTGTTTTGAGCCTCGTGGCTGAGAAAGGGAAATGGCTCGCTCCAGCCCTTGCCTGGCCGCCGAGCTCCTCCAATCCACACGGCGGGATTTAACCAAGAACTTCGAAGTTGCCAAAGGTCAGATCGGCGGATTGTCAGTCCCTGCAATCTGTTGCAGTTTTTTGAACTCATGTTGCTGACGTTCCGTTCATGATATCTGGAGAGGACACCGGCCCGATATCGACGGCGAAACAAGCGCATGGCCATTCGGCTTTGTCCTTTATCGGGTGTCGGATTGACACGCAAAGGGATATCTTTTCATGACCTTCAAGGAACGCATGCTTTCCGGTCAGATTCTGGTCGGGACTTTCCTGAAAACCCCGGCCCATGAAATAATTGAGGTGCTGGCCAAATCCAGGCTGGATTTTCTGTGTCTTGATGCGGAGCATGCGCCCTTTGACCGTGGGCGCATGGATATGTGCCTTGCTATGGCCCGGGCACTCGATATTCCCACTTTGGTGCGCGTGCCGGTTGGAGAATCGGTGGAACTCCTCAAGGCCCTCGACAGCGGTGCCACCGGTGTCGTCGTTCCCCATGTCGACAGCGTTGAGAAGGCCAGGCGCATCGCGCGCGCAGGCCGGTTCGGTCACGGTGGGCGTGGATATGCCGGCTCGACCCGCTGGGCCGGTTTTGCGACGCGGCCCATGGCTGATGTGCTCAAGCAGTCCGAGGAAGAGACCATTGTCATCGCCCAGATCGAAGAGCCGGAGGGTGTTGACGCCGCAAATGAGATCGCTGCGGTTCCGGGTATTGACGGTCTCTTCGTCGGTCCTGCTGATCTGGCGGTCTGCTTTGGCACGACCGATTTGTCCGGTCCTGAGGTTGTTGACGCCATGCGCAGAACCGGGGAGGCGGCAAAAGCCCATGGTAAAGCCCTGATGACCTTCGCAGGCTCCTCGGCGGCCGGTCCGGGTTTGCGCGAGCTGGGTGTCACGATGTTCTTCGTGGCGTCAGAACACGCGTTCATTCTGCATGGTGCGAATGCAGAGGCCGACGCGTTTCATGATCTGGACTGAGCCCGCGCGCGTGACGGGCTGATCTTTGAAGAAAACCCGGCTTCAAAAATTTGAGGCTTGACCGGATAAGGCCGGTCAGGCCTGTTCCAGTGCGTTTGCATTTCGTGCGCGTGCTGTGACCACGAGTTCAACTTTCAGGTCCGGATTACCCATATCGCACGCGCAGCAGCATCGAACGGGCAGGTTGTTCTGATCGACCCATGAATCCCAGACTTCGTTGATCTCGGCAAAAAAACGCATGTCGCGCAGCCATATCTGCACCAGAAGAAGGTCCGACTTATCCGAGCCCAGTTTTGCAAGACGAAATTCAACCTTTTCAAGAGCTTGACGCATCATTTGCGCTGCGTCCAGATTGGGATCGTAGGGCTTTTCCGGCGTAGCGACGAAGTATGCGACCCCATTATGGCTTATGATTTCGCTGGAGCGATCAAGGTCGTTGCTCCTGGATCCCGGATTTCTACCGCTTCTGACGATTGGGTCACTCATGGTGATCGAGCCTCTCAAGTGATTGTTGCACTCGTGTGCATACTCGGTTAATGTGGTGCTCACAAGAGATGTCATGAGGAGGATTCAAGAAATGTCGATCTACAATCGCGCCACGCGAATGGCTGCCGTGGTATTGGCTTCATGCGTTTTGGCAGGAACGGCTCTGGCAGAAGAGGTTTCTTTGCCCAAGCAGATGACCTGGACGAACTACAACTCAAACTCGATCATCTTTGCCCAGGCTGTGGCTATTGGCGAAATTCTCGAAAAACATCATGGCATGAAGCTGAATGTGACGCCGGTAAAATCCGGCTATGCGCGTGTCCTTCCGCTGTTGAACGGACGGGCGGACATGATGCTCACGGGAACAGATGGTTTCTTTGCACAGGAAGGTGTCTTCGCCTTTGCAAAGAAAGAGGCGGGCCCCATGCCGCTTCAACTCGTGCTTTACAATGAAATTCAGCCTGGCAACGGCGTTGTCGGGGCAGGTGATGCCGGGATCAACACGCCGGCCGACCTCAAGGGCAAGCGTGTAGCCTATCTTCAGGGTTCGCCATCTTCAAACAAGGTTGTCGAGGCAACACTGGCCTTTGCCGAATTGACCTGGGATGACGTCATCAGGATCCCGGTCTCCTCGTTCTCGGATGCGCATGACGCCATTATCAACGGTCAGGCGGATGCCGCGCCCGGCAATATGATCTCCGGTTCGATCGAGCGCATTGCAAACTCACCCCGCGGTATTCAATGGGCGCCCACACCCCATTCCGACGAGGAAGGCTGGACGCGGATGAAGGCTGTGGCTCCCTATATTCAAAAGGCTGTCATGACCAAGGGAATCGGTATTCCCGAGGGCGGATCGGTCGAGTTCAACGGCTATGGATTTCCCGAATGGCTGGTCATGGAGGATATAGATGCCGATACGACCTATAACCTCGTCAAGGCCATGGACATGCACTATGACGAAATCGCCGGTTCCGCACCCCGCTCGGACGGTTACGAGCTGTCGCGTCAGAACATGCAGCAGTCCTGGCCCTGGCACGAGGGGGCCGTTCGCTACTTCAAGGAAAAGGGCATCTGGTCCGATGCCGATGAGGCCCATAATCAAATGATGCTCAAGCGTCAGATGGTATTGGCCGATGCCTGGAAGGCATTTATGGACAACAGCCCGCCTTCGGACGAAGCCGAGTTTACGGAAGGCTGGGGCAAAGCCCGGGCCGCGGCACTGACCGAAGCCGGCTTGCCTGTCATCTACTATGAGATTTCCGGTGGCTAAATAGATCGAATGTCGACTGACCGGCCCATTGCGGGCCGGTCGCCGCCGAAATCGGAGCGCTTTGAAATCATGACCAGGGCCGAACAAACTGTGGAGCAATCCAAACCGCTCCAATACAATCCAGTTGTTCGCTATCTGACCATTCTTGCCGGGTTGGTTGCAACCGGCCTTGTCACCTACAAGGTGTTCGGAATCGGCATCATTGTCGGGGTAATCCCGACTGAGGCTTTTTATTTTTACGCAATGTTCGGCATCGTGGTGCCGCTTGTCTTCCTGCTTTTCCCCCTT
This portion of the Hoeflea prorocentri genome encodes:
- a CDS encoding FecCD family ABC transporter permease gives rise to the protein MLQRAPASGRSRPTRQIAEGDRSQRARASIVVLLGLLCATFLFSLATGASDASALAVVKSWIAPFLGIEPELSQRDHIIINDIRLPRAAMGILVGAGLAVCGAVMQGLFRNPLADPGIVGVSSGAALGAVSMIVLGPTILAPLATLAGIYALPLAAFVGGLLTTLLLYRVSTRHGMTSVATMLLAGIALAALAGAATGILIFLADDQQLRDLTFWSLGSLAGANWTKVFAAGPIILVILVVSPLLASGLNAMTLGEAAARHMGLSVQRFKVMAIIFVAAATGAAVAVSGIIGFVGIVVPHLLRLLIGPDHRFLLPASALLGASMLLAADAAARTIVAPAELPIGIITALVGSPFFLWILLNRRGVLDL
- a CDS encoding heme/hemin ABC transporter substrate-binding protein, whose product is MFLQKIKSLSDVVILFLLLAVSAAHANKDAGSIVSIGGSITEIVFALGEQDRLVARDTTSNYPEDATKLPDVGYIRALSPEGVLSVGPDMILALEGSGPPEALEALKGASVPIVTIPERFDRDGIVAKIIAVGNALGVANKAEALAKQVEADVSRAQRQAAQVSQQRRVLFVLSLQGGRVLAAGANTSAAAIIEMAGGENALSDFSGYKQVNDEAIITAAPDIILVMSRTGNHQMNRESVLGHPALNATPAGKNAAIVEMGGQYLLGFGPRTAEAVRELSASLNGNDN
- a CDS encoding hemin-degrading factor, which codes for MAQMTTADSGPESIRQACLDNPKMRERDLALKLGVSEADIIASWCGQRSTRLEMRINNILNGLESLGEVMALTRNESAVHEKIGVYDGVRTSDRGAIVLGEDIDLRIKGAAWVHGFAVEKHAAENTTRSLQFFDAYGDAVHKIHLRPNSDLKAFNRLVAQLKGDDQNEVLRIKPRPQTGSRPRVVHDADLADMRNRWAAMKDVHQFAGILRRLNLTRHQAVSAIDDEFAWQLHKSALLAALNICVTEDIPIMCFVASPGVVQIHSGPIHQIKQMGPWLNILDPGFHLHLRADHIDELWAVRKPNKDGHVTSLEAYNGNGDLIIQFFGVRREGADERNDWRLVMENLPKRAVDPSAISNAVA
- the hemP gene encoding hemin uptake protein HemP; the protein is MQQPSWEPKTTRQGEAENSQTAVRTLKSQDLFLGAKELNIDHHGAIYRLKITRHGKLILNK
- a CDS encoding TonB-dependent receptor domain-containing protein, yielding MGIMGRRATVLLGGVAIVLSASGYSASAQDAEDGQAAETTVNSDEKKGRVTRLDRLVVGAGVEKVAIDTPQAVTVVDQADIDSLQATVITDVVENVPGVNATGGSGAFGQNFNIRGVGASESGGEEGRIIFNVDGVNKFFEQYRMGGFFTDPELYKQVEILRGPASSTLYGSGALGGVINFTTKDASDFLGDEYNTVVRLKNAYETNAEAYLGSAVFAHRFNDHAEVLFVGDYRTSSNYTSGDGTEITGTGTNQPNGLAKGTFTFGENMEQELRISYQQYEANAKNVRYDQLNGGATFFPILDQRTVSDKTAIIAYSNDASDNPWLDLNMQVSYSDTFNEQVCTTDPACASFADSDYGYETYQFNIDNTFEHIGGSFENYLTIGNQTAHQKRTRDGSDSASHAEGTDFQTGFFLQNELIWNDRLTVIAGSRFDYQNLSPQTNTVIPAGTPDKDNFGFSPKIAVLYKITDAFSMFGSIAHTERLPTLDEVYQLSGGTFQLDLEPEKSNNFEAGLAYSGYDLLSEGDSLQFKTTGFYNDITNYIEDFGRFAVPRFVNSGNVEIYGAEVEAAYVSDYFYSNAGYSYVRGFNKSTGGYLNTVAPHEFFITVGKTMPDYGLDFGWTSRFVAAQNETVSRSSTPAFDVHDFYVNWVPVEGPLVGWEGRFRVDNVFNEQYQEFLEGFAAEGRTFKFTLVKELGWS
- a CDS encoding MotA/TolQ/ExbB proton channel family protein, yielding MIFSDMFKNGASLIDLGGPVVAILLCISVVALALILLKSAQFAWQRVGRRKRQDKAYFLWAHGSPAEALSLLEGDRSALADVMSVAIRLGSDSSIPKDVVEEEAGRVALGRLYGLQRGFRALDAIVQVAPLLGLFGTVLGMIEAFQTLQGAGNAVDPSILAGGIWVALLTTAVGLAVAMPVSLVLTWFESRVENERVAIETMATKLLSQQQIMSLGGEQAQRIVNLAERVGHAH
- a CDS encoding biopolymer transporter ExbD; translated protein: MRIDRAIKRRKKLSLTSLIDVIFLLLLFFMLSSTFTRFAEVDIVAGRAGTPVATTKAPDIFIRLEAGDDWKINGAALDIDAAMIELQRLEDLGASTAVVVVRPQVSSQELVDALERISKSANLKVAVAG
- a CDS encoding ExbD/TolR family protein; amino-acid sequence: MQLPAPRPKPQRENTIALINIVFLMLIFFLIAGTLAPPMDGDVELIRAADARAVEPPRALFVTEAGVLKYEGNVVTPEGFVERKKAESFQGDQLISESSESGRGLKGPVIKIAADGKLPATKLVEIIDRLKTAGAGKIAVITERKSR
- a CDS encoding energy transducer TonB family protein — its product is MIKPEEAVAPLAHSPLRSPASMTVALPASHSTAPIIASAPVDVTQAERLSSTNAQSELEQNAVEASKSAVKQASVDAVQTKPVAETERNPVEPADLQEPTTQPVEAATSLAPAPAQPVKPAPDIKVQEVKPVETAALIRPIEPVATPKKKPARKEVKKPSKKKTVKKGNKGQNKKNAKQGLADGKESGRRDSAGNSKAGSRKGSAGNAAVSNYPGKVYRKLRRSLRYPSKARSKKLRGTALVRFVVGPGGQVTASGVARSSGSKLLDAAALATVRRAAPFPKIPPASNRRSWSFTVPLEFKPRR
- a CDS encoding antibiotic biosynthesis monooxygenase family protein: MFIAMNRFKIETGSEGAFETLWKERESHLKDTAEFEEFKLLRGPVDEEGGYTLYASHTTWSSRAAFEAWTKSVSFRKAHENAGKSDIQYLGHPQLETFETVDGTFLSADAA
- a CDS encoding HpcH/HpaI aldolase family protein → MTFKERMLSGQILVGTFLKTPAHEIIEVLAKSRLDFLCLDAEHAPFDRGRMDMCLAMARALDIPTLVRVPVGESVELLKALDSGATGVVVPHVDSVEKARRIARAGRFGHGGRGYAGSTRWAGFATRPMADVLKQSEEETIVIAQIEEPEGVDAANEIAAVPGIDGLFVGPADLAVCFGTTDLSGPEVVDAMRRTGEAAKAHGKALMTFAGSSAAGPGLRELGVTMFFVASEHAFILHGANAEADAFHDLD